The following coding sequences are from one Verrucomicrobiota bacterium window:
- a CDS encoding response regulator transcription factor, which yields MPINVSIVEDNDQLRGTLARVIDRAEGFQCLSHYSNAEAALEALPKMRPNVVLMDINLPGMNGVECVRRLKQLVPETQVVMLTVYEDTENIFNALAAGATGYLLKRTPRDELLAAVRDVVQGGSPMTTHIARKVVQSFQQTSASAQPTENLSAREQEVLDCLSQGFLYKEIAEKLGISYETVHTYIRRIYEKLQVRTRTEAVAKFLRR from the coding sequence ATGCCCATCAACGTCTCCATCGTCGAAGACAACGACCAGTTGCGGGGCACGCTGGCGCGCGTCATTGATCGCGCGGAAGGCTTCCAATGCCTCAGCCACTACTCGAATGCCGAAGCCGCGCTTGAGGCCCTGCCGAAAATGCGTCCCAACGTCGTGTTGATGGACATCAATTTGCCCGGAATGAACGGCGTGGAATGTGTTCGGCGCTTGAAGCAACTTGTTCCGGAGACGCAGGTTGTGATGCTGACCGTTTACGAGGATACGGAAAACATCTTCAACGCTCTCGCTGCCGGTGCCACGGGCTACCTGCTGAAACGCACGCCGCGCGATGAATTGCTGGCGGCGGTTCGGGATGTAGTCCAGGGCGGATCGCCCATGACCACTCACATCGCCCGCAAGGTCGTGCAATCCTTCCAACAGACCAGCGCTTCGGCTCAGCCGACCGAGAACCTTTCGGCGCGGGAACAGGAGGTTCTGGATTGCCTCAGTCAGGGCTTTCTTTATAAGGAAATCGCCGAGAAACTGGGCATAAGCTACGAAACGGTTCACACTTACATCCGGCGGATTTACGAGAAGCTCCAGGTCCGCACTCGAACCGAGGCCGTAGCCAAGTTCCTGAGACGCTAG
- the dnaN gene encoding DNA polymerase III subunit beta has protein sequence MKLAISKEQLIVGLQAVQNVVSTRTTLPILSNVLLNAGDDRVELTATDLDVTVSCSVEAKVAKPGAVTLPVKRFFGIVRELGASELQLDVDDKHSCALECGASFFRINGMAPEEFPPVPNFKETRAVVLPQEKLRSMLRKTSYAISTDETRFVLNGIFFSVKENKVTMVATDGRRLALVDEEAEGLEGVSLEFIVPTKAVNELSRLLQGSGDIEVRPRENQVAFNLRGEGGLAVVVISKLVEGNYPNYRQVIPTQVKERVPIVREELLQALKRAEIMTSEKSNSVKLTFAKNSLAIMANTPDVGEARESLAINYKGKDMAIAFNPGYLMDPLRALDNDEVFLELIDELSPGVLKINGPFLYVLMPMRMS, from the coding sequence ATGAAACTTGCCATTTCCAAAGAGCAACTCATTGTCGGTTTGCAAGCGGTGCAAAATGTCGTCAGCACTCGCACCACGTTGCCTATCCTCTCGAACGTGTTGTTGAACGCGGGTGATGACAGAGTGGAACTCACGGCAACCGATCTGGATGTTACGGTCTCGTGTTCAGTGGAAGCGAAGGTGGCTAAGCCCGGAGCCGTGACCTTGCCGGTCAAAAGGTTTTTTGGGATCGTTCGAGAGCTTGGCGCTTCAGAGTTGCAATTGGACGTGGATGACAAGCATTCCTGCGCTCTGGAATGCGGCGCGTCCTTCTTTCGCATCAATGGCATGGCGCCGGAGGAGTTCCCGCCCGTGCCCAATTTCAAAGAGACTCGCGCTGTGGTGCTCCCGCAAGAGAAGCTGCGCAGCATGTTGCGGAAAACCAGTTACGCCATTTCGACCGATGAAACGCGTTTTGTCCTCAACGGGATTTTCTTCAGCGTTAAAGAAAACAAAGTGACGATGGTGGCGACGGATGGCCGGCGTCTCGCCCTCGTGGATGAGGAAGCGGAAGGTCTGGAAGGCGTGAGTCTGGAGTTCATCGTCCCGACCAAGGCCGTCAATGAATTGAGCCGTTTGTTGCAAGGATCAGGCGACATCGAAGTCCGGCCTCGCGAGAATCAGGTGGCTTTCAATTTGCGCGGCGAGGGCGGCCTTGCCGTCGTGGTGATTTCGAAGTTGGTGGAGGGCAATTATCCGAATTACCGGCAAGTGATCCCTACGCAGGTCAAGGAAAGGGTACCCATTGTGCGCGAGGAACTCCTGCAGGCGTTGAAACGCGCCGAAATTATGACCAGCGAAAAGTCCAATTCGGTGAAGCTGACTTTCGCCAAGAATAGTCTCGCGATTATGGCGAATACGCCCGATGTCGGAGAAGCGCGCGAAAGTCTGGCCATCAATTACAAAGGAAAAGATATGGCGATCGCTTTCAATCCCGGCTACCTGATGGACCCATTGCGCGCGCTTGACAACGATGAGGTTTTTTTGGAGTTGATTGACGAGCTCAGCCCTGGCGTGCTCAAGATCAACGGGCCGTTTCTCTATGTGCTCATGCCCATGCGCATGAGTTGA
- the lspA gene encoding signal peptidase II has translation MASNSNMRVAIAAGLIVLADQITKYLVQRYLPYMQEWIVIDGFFKLVHWGNTGAAWSLFRDYNEVLAMVSVLALGVLFLGRRHFDSGTPVGQIALGLLFGGIVGNLIDRVHEDRRHVIDFIRFYVNQRGGGEIGFPAFNVADSAICVGVGLLFLLSWKNGHAQSPPREDATRRA, from the coding sequence ATGGCGTCGAATTCCAATATGCGCGTCGCGATCGCCGCAGGTCTGATCGTGCTCGCGGATCAGATCACCAAATACCTGGTGCAGCGCTACCTCCCGTACATGCAGGAATGGATTGTGATTGATGGATTCTTCAAATTGGTTCACTGGGGCAACACCGGGGCGGCCTGGAGCCTGTTCCGGGACTACAATGAGGTGTTAGCTATGGTGTCGGTGCTTGCGTTGGGCGTTCTTTTTCTGGGCCGGCGGCATTTTGACTCCGGGACGCCAGTCGGCCAAATCGCGCTGGGGCTGCTCTTTGGAGGAATCGTGGGCAACCTGATTGATCGGGTGCATGAAGACCGGCGGCATGTGATCGATTTCATTCGATTTTACGTGAACCAGCGCGGTGGCGGTGAAATCGGTTTCCCCGCGTTTAATGTCGCGGACAGCGCCATCTGTGTCGGCGTGGGACTGCTGTTTTTATTGTCTTGGAAGAATGGCCACGCGCAGAGTCCACCGAGGGAGGACGCCACCAGGCGGGCCTAG
- the hflX gene encoding GTPase HflX yields MFLVGMELKGRSRWDIDESLSELAELTKTAGGDVVGEGVQRLDTPLAATYIGSGKAEEFSAKCRQEDVDTVIFDDDLSPAQSRNLERIFECKVLDRTALILDIFAQRARTREGKLQVELAQLQHLLPRLTRYWTHLSRQKGGIGMRGEGETQLETDRRRVQVRIDKISEALETVRRQRTTQRQGRKRNQWPLASIVGYTNAGKSTLLNRLTQASTLVEDKLFSTLDPTTRRLRLPTNQNVLLSDTVGFIRKLPHRLVEAFKATLEEVVQADLLLHVVDISHPHADDRIAAVNTVLAELGAQDKPTLIVFNKIDRLTTGAAMDLYRDRFANAVAVSAVQGTGLEGLLCELGSLLRPARQFVELRVPHGASDVIARLHAVGQVLECRYGKASASIKARIPPYLESEFAPFLSKNGQGAG; encoded by the coding sequence GTGTTCCTGGTTGGCATGGAGTTAAAGGGACGCAGCCGCTGGGACATCGATGAATCCCTGAGCGAGTTGGCTGAGCTGACGAAAACCGCCGGCGGCGACGTCGTGGGCGAAGGCGTCCAGCGACTCGACACGCCCTTGGCGGCAACCTACATCGGCTCTGGCAAAGCCGAAGAGTTCTCCGCCAAATGCCGGCAGGAGGACGTGGACACGGTGATTTTCGACGACGACCTGTCGCCCGCGCAAAGCCGCAACCTGGAGAGGATTTTTGAGTGCAAGGTCCTCGACCGGACCGCATTGATCCTCGATATCTTCGCGCAACGCGCGCGCACCCGCGAAGGCAAGCTCCAGGTGGAGCTTGCGCAGTTGCAGCACTTGTTGCCCCGCCTGACACGCTACTGGACTCACCTTTCCCGGCAAAAAGGCGGCATCGGCATGCGCGGCGAAGGCGAAACGCAATTGGAGACCGACCGCCGCCGCGTTCAGGTGCGGATCGACAAAATCAGCGAAGCCCTGGAAACTGTGCGGCGGCAGCGCACCACGCAGCGACAAGGCCGGAAACGAAACCAATGGCCCCTGGCCTCCATCGTCGGCTACACCAACGCCGGAAAATCGACGCTCCTGAACCGGCTGACTCAGGCTTCGACTCTGGTCGAGGACAAACTTTTTTCCACGCTCGACCCGACGACGCGGCGCCTGCGGCTGCCGACCAATCAAAACGTTCTGCTTTCCGACACCGTGGGTTTTATTCGGAAGCTGCCGCATCGGCTCGTGGAAGCGTTCAAAGCCACGCTCGAGGAAGTCGTCCAGGCTGATCTGTTGCTGCACGTGGTCGATATCAGCCACCCGCACGCGGACGACCGGATCGCCGCCGTCAACACGGTCCTGGCCGAATTGGGCGCTCAGGACAAACCCACGCTGATTGTTTTCAACAAGATTGACCGGCTCACAACCGGCGCCGCGATGGACCTGTATCGCGATCGCTTCGCCAACGCCGTCGCCGTCTCGGCCGTGCAAGGCACCGGCCTGGAGGGGTTGCTGTGTGAGTTGGGCAGCCTTCTGCGCCCGGCGCGCCAGTTCGTTGAGTTGCGGGTGCCGCACGGCGCTTCAGACGTGATCGCGCGGCTGCACGCCGTCGGCCAGGTCTTGGAATGCCGGTACGGAAAAGCCAGCGCCAGCATCAAAGCGCGCATTCCGCCCTATCTCGAATCCGAATTCGCCCCGTTCCTTTCAAAGAACGGGCAAGGCGCGGGATGA
- the miaA gene encoding tRNA (adenosine(37)-N6)-dimethylallyltransferase MiaA, with the protein MPAAPVSLEGVILLGGPTATGKSAVASLLAERVQGEIISADSMQVFRGLDIGAAKASLDERSRVPHHLVDVVGLTESFDAAAWVNHVEATLAGIRGRGNTAIICGGTGLYFKALLEGLGESPAPDTTLRRELERVPLEELLDELRRKDPSMYERIDRENRRRVVRAVEVIRTSGRAYSTQRAAWTTRSGDAHASTAKRESTRQFFGLERERDDLRQRINQRVETMFRNGLVQETKRLMDQGLTENRTAMQAIGYRQVVEHLRGERSLEETVALVKQRTWQLARRQWTWFRRQLDLEWLMIQPGETPESVVARLLGKLRR; encoded by the coding sequence ATGCCAGCAGCGCCAGTGAGCTTGGAAGGCGTGATCTTGCTCGGTGGCCCGACGGCGACGGGCAAGTCGGCCGTCGCGAGCCTGCTCGCGGAGCGAGTCCAGGGAGAGATCATTTCCGCAGATTCAATGCAGGTTTTTCGCGGATTGGACATCGGCGCCGCCAAAGCGAGTTTGGACGAACGTTCCAGAGTGCCGCATCACCTGGTGGATGTCGTAGGTTTGACCGAGTCGTTTGACGCGGCGGCCTGGGTGAACCACGTCGAGGCAACTCTGGCCGGGATCAGAGGCCGAGGGAATACCGCGATCATTTGCGGTGGCACGGGATTATACTTCAAAGCGCTCCTCGAAGGCCTCGGCGAGTCGCCTGCTCCCGACACGACGCTGCGCCGGGAGTTGGAGAGGGTTCCCCTCGAAGAATTGCTGGACGAGCTGCGCCGGAAGGATCCGTCGATGTACGAGCGAATCGATAGAGAAAACCGCCGCCGCGTCGTCCGCGCCGTCGAGGTCATCCGCACGAGCGGGCGAGCGTATTCGACACAGCGAGCAGCCTGGACGACACGGAGCGGGGATGCGCACGCCTCAACCGCAAAACGCGAATCCACGCGACAGTTTTTTGGCCTCGAACGAGAGCGCGACGATCTCCGGCAGCGAATTAATCAGCGCGTCGAAACCATGTTTCGGAATGGACTGGTCCAGGAAACAAAGCGATTGATGGACCAGGGCTTGACCGAGAATCGAACGGCGATGCAAGCGATCGGCTACCGGCAGGTTGTCGAGCATCTCCGTGGCGAGCGATCCCTGGAAGAAACGGTGGCGCTCGTCAAGCAGCGCACCTGGCAGTTAGCCCGTCGGCAATGGACCTGGTTCCGGCGCCAACTGGATTTGGAATGGTTGATGATTCAGCCTGGCGAAACTCCGGAATCCGTGGTTGCCCGGTTGCTCGGTAAGCTGCGGCGCTGA